DNA from Streptomyces sp. NBC_01476:
GTCACCGCCGACGGTTCCACCGTCGTCCTGGCGAACGGCACGGTGCTGAACGGCAGCACGGACCCCGCGACCGGCATCTTCACCGCGAACAGCGGCGGAACCTACTCCATCGATGACAACGGCATCACCCCCGTCACCAAGCAGCCCGACGGTTCGTATCTGCTGCCCAACGGGCAGACCATCATGACCGCCGACTCGTGGCGCATCGACCTACAGGCTCTCTCCGACGCCATGGGGCTGGTCTCGCGGAGGGCCGAAGACGTCAATGGTTACTGCCAAGCGATCACCGGACAGTACGCAGCGATCGAGGCGTCGTGGTCGTCACCCGCAGGAGACTCTTTCGCGGACGCGTCCAAAAAAGCCAATGACGCGATGGCGTCCACCCGAGGTCTCCTCAGGGACGTGATCAACCGTATGAAAATGAGCTACGACAACTACGTACAGGCAGAACACGCCAATACCAAGAACTCCACCGGGAGTTGATACGCCATGGCACTTCCCGCCAACTGGGATTCGGCTGTGATCAGGGTGGATCCGTATGCCTTGGACACCTGCAGGCACACCCTCGACACGGCGAGCCACGACATCCTCAATGCGCTGACCGACATCATCAATTCACTGAACGCCCTCAAACTCGCGTGGACCGGTGACTCGGCCGGCACGGCGACCGACTACCAGCAGCGCTGGGATGCTGTTCAGACCAAGCTTTACGGCACTCAGGCCGACCCGAGCACCGGAGCCTTGAACATCCTGGCCGGCGGAGTCGCTCAAGCCGCCTCGAACTACAGTCACGTCGAGGCCGGTATCGCCGACATGTTCAACTCGTTCGAAAAGGGTCTGCTGAATTCGTCGAGCGGCGGCGGCAACCAGATCGACGAGGCCAGGGGAACACCCATCCCGAACTATCACACGACCACGGTCAACGAGATATTCTGAGGCTGCGCTGAGACATGTCCAACGACCACACGTCCAATGACCCCAATGCGCCCTCCAGTCACGATGACGTCCACTGGGATCCGAACGCCGTCATCGAACTGGGTAATTCCCTGATCGCCTTTGGCGACCTGCTCGACGAGCAGTTGCTCGGGATGACTCGCGCACAGTTCAGCCTGATCAACGGAGCATGGTCGGGCTCGGCCGCGCAGGCGATGTCGGCTGCGTTCGAGAATCAGTCG
Protein-coding regions in this window:
- a CDS encoding WXG100 family type VII secretion target gives rise to the protein MALPANWDSAVIRVDPYALDTCRHTLDTASHDILNALTDIINSLNALKLAWTGDSAGTATDYQQRWDAVQTKLYGTQADPSTGALNILAGGVAQAASNYSHVEAGIADMFNSFEKGLLNSSSGGGNQIDEARGTPIPNYHTTTVNEIF